A region from the Actinoplanes sp. OR16 genome encodes:
- a CDS encoding extracellular solute-binding protein, translating into MTTRLRDLLSGPIFWFTLGVIVMVAATAARELIFDRDEEAATPPKAGSAELVIYSGKDESIGGQRQKLIDEWNADPANKNTPARLVSLPANADAQHSQMRATAQSEVSDADIYNLDTTWTAAFASAGFILPLDPSTDTAGFLPAPLQTCTYDGRLWALPFNTDAGLLYHRKGVLDSAKPSGLPPGPNDVRALRDAVRGIEAGFVTPLDMYEGLTVSALEAIWAEDGEVYDAERDLVVIDSEEARSGLRKLARSMQSVDGLPPALYPSSTTLDENGSREAFRGGKVALMRNWPVAYGQLRAGERAMTDFDVWELPGSSVLGGQNLAVARSTDDPAAAQRLIRFLTSEESEIRLFRDGGLAATRASAYTDPSVTAKRPYAETLKSALDSARARPVTTHYALFSSTFQEIVREALAKDGELPGDAVARLTKALHGQV; encoded by the coding sequence ATGACGACGAGACTGCGGGACCTGCTCTCCGGGCCGATCTTCTGGTTCACCCTCGGGGTGATCGTCATGGTCGCCGCCACCGCCGCCCGCGAGTTGATCTTCGACAGGGACGAGGAGGCGGCAACCCCGCCGAAGGCGGGAAGCGCCGAGCTGGTCATCTACTCGGGCAAGGACGAGAGCATCGGCGGCCAGCGCCAGAAGCTGATCGACGAGTGGAACGCCGACCCGGCGAACAAGAACACCCCGGCCCGGCTGGTCAGCCTGCCCGCCAACGCTGACGCGCAGCACAGTCAGATGCGGGCCACCGCGCAGTCCGAGGTGTCCGACGCCGACATCTACAACCTGGACACGACGTGGACGGCGGCGTTCGCCTCGGCCGGTTTCATCCTGCCGCTGGACCCGTCGACCGACACCGCCGGGTTCCTGCCGGCGCCACTGCAGACCTGCACGTACGACGGCCGCCTGTGGGCGCTGCCGTTCAACACCGACGCCGGGTTGCTCTACCACCGCAAGGGTGTCCTGGACAGCGCCAAGCCGTCGGGGCTGCCGCCCGGACCGAACGACGTGCGCGCGCTGCGGGACGCGGTGCGTGGCATCGAGGCGGGGTTCGTCACGCCGCTCGACATGTACGAGGGGCTCACGGTCAGCGCGCTGGAGGCGATCTGGGCCGAGGACGGCGAGGTGTACGACGCCGAGCGCGACCTCGTCGTGATCGACAGCGAGGAGGCCCGGTCCGGCCTGCGCAAGCTGGCCCGGTCGATGCAGTCGGTCGACGGCCTGCCGCCGGCGCTCTACCCGTCGTCGACGACGCTCGACGAGAACGGCAGCCGGGAGGCGTTCCGTGGCGGCAAGGTGGCGCTGATGCGGAACTGGCCGGTGGCGTACGGGCAGCTGAGGGCCGGCGAGCGGGCGATGACCGACTTCGACGTCTGGGAGCTGCCCGGGTCCAGCGTGCTCGGCGGGCAGAACCTCGCGGTCGCCAGGAGCACCGACGACCCGGCCGCGGCGCAGCGGCTGATCCGGTTCCTGACCAGCGAGGAGAGTGAGATCCGGCTGTTCCGGGACGGCGGGCTGGCCGCCACGCGCGCCTCGGCGTACACGGATCCGTCGGTGACGGCGAAACGCCCGTACGCCGAGACGCTGAAGAGCGCCCTGGACTCCGCCCGAGCCCGGCCGGTGACCACCCACTACGCGCTGTTCAGCAGCACTTTCCAGGAGATCGTCAGGGAGGCGCTGGCGAAGGACGGCGAGCTGCCCGGCGACGCGGTGGCGCGGCTGACGAAGGCGCTACACGGCCAGGTCTGA